In the Myxococcus fulvus genome, one interval contains:
- a CDS encoding TonB-dependent receptor plug domain-containing protein, producing MVRRHRLRPGLLSLLLCASPALAQWEEPAPPPEPAPEARAQEELPLDGESDVHSQVASFAITRLRDSPAVVTSLTAEEIRDSGARDLMDVLLQVPGFFFGVDTQGTVGPGFRGLWGYEGKVLLVVDGKELNEQLYSTMQLGNELPVELIERIEVVRGPGSVIYGGNAELAVINVITRGVQGSSDLMVSGTYGQLESVNGRRSLTLSGRKVFESAPGLSVFASASLGQGQRSDGRFEDFFGNTAQLGGNTKLDPTTVQAGVGYRDLQLSVLYQRFATSAIVAFDEVLDAPAATDFESFHAELSNRFRPSERIEIIPRFNLTLAEPFRDTDQGSEFYYEKRVMRLRGRTMARWAALDYLQLTGGVDVASDQGRLEGPADVGLQTAFGADGATSVSYLNVAGFVEAFSENPIATVVAGARYENHSAFGSSFVPRLVLLRAFGPFSGKALFSRAFRAPGIENISLGADVKPERTTVYELEGTLRLGEGHALSANAFDVGISDPIIYSYDAVANEEAYRNLGRLGSRGVEFDYHLKGSWGRVALSYSFYAPSGRNDVADYQVPGHSNAFTGMPTHKASLSGSLKLKPWLTVNPTAVLVGRRFAVDVPDDQGRSAVEELPTQVLLNLYVRARDVLTPGLEVGAGVYNILGTNFRIAQPYNGGHAPLPVFSREFLVRLSYLFDPALSEP from the coding sequence ATGGTCCGCCGTCATCGGCTCCGCCCCGGTCTGCTCTCGCTGCTCTTGTGCGCGTCTCCCGCCCTCGCCCAGTGGGAGGAGCCCGCGCCCCCGCCCGAGCCCGCACCCGAGGCCCGCGCGCAGGAGGAGCTGCCGCTGGATGGGGAGTCGGACGTGCACAGCCAGGTGGCCTCGTTCGCCATCACCCGGCTGCGCGACTCGCCCGCGGTGGTGACGTCGCTGACGGCGGAGGAGATTCGCGACTCGGGCGCCCGCGATTTGATGGACGTGCTGCTCCAGGTGCCGGGCTTCTTCTTCGGCGTGGACACGCAGGGCACGGTGGGGCCGGGCTTCCGCGGCCTGTGGGGTTACGAGGGCAAGGTGCTGCTCGTCGTCGACGGCAAGGAGCTCAACGAGCAGCTCTACTCGACGATGCAGCTGGGTAACGAGCTGCCGGTGGAGCTCATCGAGCGCATCGAGGTGGTGCGCGGGCCCGGCTCGGTCATCTACGGCGGCAACGCGGAGCTGGCCGTCATCAACGTCATCACCCGCGGCGTGCAGGGCAGCTCGGACCTGATGGTGTCGGGCACCTATGGCCAGCTGGAGTCGGTCAACGGGCGACGCAGCCTCACGCTGTCCGGCCGCAAGGTGTTCGAGTCCGCGCCGGGCCTGAGCGTCTTCGCCTCCGCGTCCCTGGGCCAGGGGCAGCGGAGCGACGGGCGCTTCGAGGACTTCTTCGGCAACACCGCGCAGCTGGGCGGCAACACGAAGCTGGACCCGACGACGGTGCAGGCGGGCGTGGGCTACCGGGACCTGCAGCTGAGCGTGCTGTACCAGCGCTTCGCCACGTCGGCCATCGTCGCCTTCGACGAGGTGCTGGACGCGCCCGCGGCCACCGACTTCGAGTCCTTCCACGCGGAGCTGAGCAACCGCTTCCGCCCGAGCGAGCGGATTGAAATCATCCCCCGCTTCAACCTGACGCTCGCCGAGCCGTTCCGCGACACGGACCAGGGCTCGGAGTTCTATTACGAGAAGCGGGTGATGCGGCTGCGCGGCCGGACGATGGCGCGCTGGGCGGCGCTGGACTACCTGCAGCTCACCGGCGGCGTGGACGTGGCGTCAGACCAGGGGCGGCTGGAGGGGCCCGCGGACGTGGGACTCCAGACGGCCTTCGGCGCGGACGGCGCGACGAGCGTCTCGTATCTGAATGTCGCGGGCTTCGTGGAGGCGTTCTCGGAGAACCCCATCGCCACGGTGGTCGCGGGCGCGCGATACGAGAACCACAGCGCGTTCGGCAGCTCCTTCGTGCCGCGCCTGGTGCTCCTGCGCGCCTTCGGTCCGTTCAGCGGCAAGGCGCTCTTCAGCCGCGCCTTCCGCGCGCCGGGCATCGAGAACATCAGCCTGGGCGCGGACGTGAAGCCCGAGCGCACCACGGTGTACGAGCTGGAGGGCACGCTGCGGTTGGGCGAGGGCCACGCGCTGAGCGCCAACGCCTTCGACGTGGGCATCTCCGACCCCATCATCTACTCGTACGACGCGGTGGCGAACGAGGAGGCGTACCGCAACCTGGGACGACTGGGCAGCCGGGGCGTCGAGTTCGACTACCACCTCAAGGGGAGCTGGGGACGGGTGGCGCTGAGCTACTCGTTCTACGCGCCGTCGGGCCGCAACGACGTGGCCGACTACCAGGTGCCCGGACACTCCAACGCGTTCACCGGGATGCCCACGCACAAGGCCTCGCTGTCCGGCAGCTTGAAGCTCAAGCCGTGGCTGACGGTGAACCCGACGGCGGTGCTGGTGGGGCGGCGCTTCGCGGTGGACGTGCCGGATGACCAGGGACGCTCGGCCGTGGAGGAGCTGCCGACGCAGGTGCTGCTCAACCTCTACGTGCGCGCGCGGGATGTGCTCACGCCGGGGCTGGAGGTGGGCGCGGGCGTCTACAACATCCTCGGGACGAACTTCCGCATCGCGCAGCCGTACAACGGCGGCCATGCCCCGCTGCCCGTGTTCTCCCGCGAGTTCCTCGTGCGCCTGAGCTACCTGTTCGACCCGGCGCTGAGCGAGCCGTGA